The following proteins come from a genomic window of Dysidea avara chromosome 12, odDysAvar1.4, whole genome shotgun sequence:
- the LOC136241036 gene encoding TNF receptor-associated factor 5-like: MLNCPFMKCEVSVARSQIKKHAKKCKYRPFNCPHCGHKGVYIEVVEIHYQNCTEYPVACPKNCSTKIKRSELQCHVDMACPNTMVCCPFLDLGCKAKTKRSELKKHIDSNAGQHRFLVSSTISELRKENKSQKESQSNLLGATGLLESKVSTLENKCSKLEGDLFSMLHIHEENEAKRSKAVAELGEKNTILESSLSTLSSQYAKLKNNLSATCKENKQLKGTLSVLELKCTSLQTQFGKLKSQMTNATQQVTAKENKMKKLYDNCVAKMTAIEEQITSTIPHANVDKGEYSDDSYLSNCYRKLENSLQAVEEENTELKASLSVLGRKYWNLEKMLSDLQDHVCNSDQEVTSAKQNLLHLLQQFETQAVGPPPQQQQNRNNDYWIHDYRLIAETMKKHNWTLYLKTMAETSTQFPEPVSPVIMKVEGYVKANNSTLFTSHFFTSGSGKYKFQLAISVSYDKTAVPYMSVYARLLKGEYDSSLSWPFVGSIYVTLLNQADNTDHYRMSIWLLESGASFEGGGRVRSGQDNSLLYGQPYFISHYELETTKQYVMNNSLYFNVEATAATKAKNSKDCILS; the protein is encoded by the exons ATGCTGAATTGTCCTTTCATGAAATGTGAAGTTTCAGTAGCACGGAGTCAAATCAAGAAGCACGCTAAGAAGTGTAAGTACCGTCCATTTAATTGTCCTCATTGTGGCCACAAGGGAGTTTACATTGAAGTAGTGGAAATACACTACCAGAATTGCACCGAGTATCCTGTTGCTTGTCCCAAGAATTGCTCAACAAAAATCAAACGCAGTGAATTACAGTGTCATGTTGATATGGCATGCCCCAATACAATGGTGTGTTGTCCTTTTCTTGATCTTGGGTGTAAGGCAAAGACAAAACGATCTGAATTGAAGAAACACATTGATTCTAATGCAGGGCAGCACAGGTTTCTAGTAAGCTCTACAATCAGTGAATTACGAAAAGAGAACAAGTCACAAAAAGAAAGCCAGTCAAACCTACTTGGAGCAACTGGCCTGCTGGAGTCAAAGGTGTCCACACTTGAGAACAAATGCAGTAAACTAGAAGGTGACCTTTTCTCCATGTTACATATTCATGAAGAAAATGAAGCAAAGAGGAGTAAAGCTGTTGCTGAACTTGGTGAAAAGAATACAATCTTAGAGTCAAGTTTGTCCACTTTAAGCAGTCAATATGCTAAGTTAAAAAACAACCTTTCTGCCACTTGTAAAGAGAACAAGCAGTTGAAGGGAACTTTGTCTGTTTTGGAGTTGAAGTGTACCAGTCTTCAGACTCAGTTTGGTAAGTTGAAAAGCCAGATGACAAATGCCACCCAGCAAGTGACAGCCAAAGAAAACAAGATGAAGAAATTATATGACAACTGTGTAGCTAAGATGACAGCAATAGAGGAGcaaattacaagtacaattCCACATGCCAATGTTGACAAAGGAGAGTACTCCGATGATTCTTACCTATCAAACTGTTACCGTAAATTAGAAAACAGTCTTCAAGCTGTAGAAGAAGAGAACACCGAGTTGAAAGCAAGTCTTAGTGTTCTGGGAAGAAAGTATTGGAATTTGGAAAAAATGTTGAGTGATCTGCAAGATCATGTGTGCAATTCAGATCAAGAAGTGACTTCAGCTAAACAGAATTTACTTCACCTATTGCAACAATTTGAAACACAGGCAGTGGGCCCTCCACCACAACAGCAACAAAATCGTAACAATGACTATTGGATTCATGACTACAGGTTAATAGCAGAGACAATGAAGAAACACAACTGGACACTTTACCTTAAAACAATGGCTGAAACATCCACCCAGTTTCCAGAACCTGTCTCTCCAGTAATAATGAAAGTTGAGGGATATGTTAAAGCCAATAACAGCACACTATTTACCTCACACTTCTTTACTTCTGGCTCAGGAAAGTACAAGTTTCAATTGGCAATTAGTGTCAGTTATGACAAAACAGCTGTACCTTACATGTCTGTGTATGCTAGGCTTCTTAAAGGAGAGTATGACAGTTCATTGTCCTGGCCCTTTGTGGGGAGCATTTATGTCACATTACTCAATCAAGCtgataatactgatcactatagGATGTCAATATGGCTGCTAGAAAGTGGTGCTAGCTTTGAAGGTGGTGGACGTGTCCGGTCAGGCCAGGACAACAGTCTTCTGTATGGACAACCGTACTTCATTAGCCACTATGAATTGGAGACAACCAAGCAGTATGTTATGAACAATAGTCTCTACTTTAATGTGGAAGCCACTGCTGCAACAAAGGCCAAAAATTCTAAAGATTGCATC cttagTTAA
- the LOC136241255 gene encoding inter-alpha-trypsin inhibitor heavy chain H3-like produces MSSTVTATADAATIVPTATAITTKIASASGDPHFTVPLVSSSDTLCYSIQGYAGLAFNLISNSHLTVNALFTDSINDTKEVTWISKLAVIFHTIGQAIIFDSTHQQVFMPSDGRLKSSVVKQIILKESGQFAAKFTKGLRPKNGTNSVEVVYKENMAKFTVTFHNDHLDVDWQLQDEQIIHSHGLMGQFMAKGIVVDQMKQILIRPDHPPVPVRLHHIWDYTHSNTDQLPSCWLVVNDGIQGEGLIDGNILDYVVDDLLQEPENSYG; encoded by the exons ATGTCAT CTACAGTTACTGCTACCGCTGATGCTGCAACCATCGTACctactgctactgctattaCTACTAAGATTGCATCTGCATCTGGTGATCCCCACTTCACAGTACCACTGGTCAGTTCCAGTGATACACTCTGCTACTCCATCCAGGGTTATGCTGGTCTGGCCTTCAACCTCATCTCTAACTCTCATCTTACTGTTAATGCCTTATTCACTGACAGTATCAATGACACTAAAGAAGTCACTTGGATTAGTAAACTAGCAGTTATATTTCACACCATTGGACAAGCCATCATCTTTGACTCTACCCATCAACAAGTATTCATGCCCAGTGATGGAAGATTAAAGTCATCAGTTGTGAAACAAATAATCTTAAAAGAGAGTGGACAATTTGCTGCAAAATTTACTAAAGGACTAAGGCCTAAAAATGGCACAAACAGTGTTGAAGTAGTGTACAAGGAAAATATGGCCAAGTTTACAGTGACATTTCACAATGATCATCTTGATGTTGACTGGCAGTTACAAGATGAACAGATCATTCACTCTCATGGACTCATGG GTCAGTTCATGGCAAAGGGAATAGTAGTGGATCAGATGAAACAGATACTAATACGACCTGATCATCCTCCTGTTCCTGTAAGGCTCCATCACATTTGGGATTACACTCACTCTAACACTGACCAGCTCCCCTCTTGTTGGCTTGTTGTGAATGATGGAATACAAGGGGAGGGATTGATTGATGGTAACATACTGGATTATGTTGTTGATGATTTACTACAAGAACCTGAGAACAGCTATGGCTAA
- the LOC136240463 gene encoding mismatch repair endonuclease PMS2-like produces MSSVIKKIDAGDVHKICSGQVVLSLAVAVKELVENALDAGATLIEIRLKEYGKETVEVIDNGSGILPANYEVLALKHCTSKISEFADLATVGTFGFRGEALSSLCALSDLVVVTRHASQSVGTKLTFDTRGILQCQEACAREVGTSVSLSRLFYTLPVRYKEFQRNLKKEYNKFIQMLQGYCLISTNVKLLCYNQTSSSRGRQLVLSAGPNSSIKDNILNVFGSKQLQNIVEIVHKDSVVNGDNFEDEDTGVVYDTDVMKMFRITGYISRCNHGCGRGSNDRQFYFINNRPCDHPKLARVVNETYHLYNRHQQPFVVLCVSMDHGCVDVNVTPDKRQILIQQERALLALIKMILKEIFEPMQSEYELQSVDTPNASHDASITLPNDEDKRDPVISNSKTEITKLSGLKRSFSYHGAQQGSPSTATTGTPKKCHISKQKSLNDFGIRLKSNLTTSSIHDSNGHQNGVKRTHIGESPQIYGQDSSVTSFSGRDKQSLSHLDVSTSSSHCIEVDNVQQYCRDDNGRHQVVKFDTNLVKQRLQHGYKHNTIHGNTRIHGFRAKITPDSNEDAVVELRREIKKEMFPQMQIIGQFNLGFIICKLDNDIFIVDQHASDEKYNFERLQRDTVLKHQKLIQPLPLELTAVNEDILLDNIDIFKRNGFEFSIDQQAPPTKRVKLIGHSVSKDWSLGPSDVDELIFMLSDAPGQMCRPSRVSAMFASRACRSSIMIGTSLNTSEMKKILTHMGETEQPWNCPHGRPTMRHLVDLSLLDTS; encoded by the exons AAATCAGGCTGAAGGAATATGGTAAAGAAACAGTAGAGGTGATTGATAATGGTAGTGGTATCTTGCCagcaaactatgaagttttAG CATTGAAGCATTGTACTTCTAAAATTAGTGAGTTTGCAGATTTGGCCACAGTGGGAACATTTGGGTTCCGTGGAGAAGCACTGAGTTCTCTATGTGCTCTAAG TGACTTGGTTGTTGTCACTCGTCATGCATCACAGTCAGTTGGAACAAAGTTGACATTCGACACTCGTGGAATACTTCAGTGTCAAGAAGCTTGTGCTAGGGAG GTAGGGACCAGTGTCAGTCTCAGTAGATTATTCTATACTTTGCCAGTAAGGTATAAGGAGTTTCAGAGGAATTTGAAAAAG GAATACAACAAATTCATTCAGATGTTACAAGGTTATTGTTTGATCTCTACTAATGTCAAGCTGCTGTGCTACAACCAGACTTCATCGTCACG AGGACGTCAGTTAGTTTTGTCAGCTGGACCAAACTCTTCTATCAAGGATAACATTCTTAATGTGTTTGGATCCaaacag ctacaaaacatAGTGGAGATTGTTCACAAAGACTCTGTTGTTAATGGTGACAACTTTGAGGatgaggacactggagttgtgTATGATACGGATGTGATGAAAATGTTCCG TATCACTGGGTACATTTCCAGGTGCAATCATGGATGTGGGCGTGGCTCTAATGATCGGCAGTTTTACTTCATCAACAACCGACCATGTGACCACCCCAAG CTTGCTCGTGTGGTCAATGAGACTTATCACTTGTACAACAGACACCAACAACCTTTTGTGGTGTTGTGTGTCAGCATGGACCATG GCTGTGTTGATGTCAACGTTACTCCTGACAAGAGACAGATCTTGATCCAACAAGAGAGAGCTTTACTGGCCCTCATTAAG ATGATACTGAAGGAAATATTTGAGCCAATGCAATCAGAGTATGAACTGCAGTCTGTGGACACACCCAATGCATCACATGATGCCTCCATCACCTTGCCAAATGATGAGGATAAAAG GGATCCAGTGATATCAAATAGTAAAACTGAAATTACAAAGTTAAGTGGACTAAAGAG GTCATTCTCATATCATGGAGCACAACAAGGGTCACCAAGTACTGCTACAACTGGAACACCAAAGAAATGTCACATTTCAAAAC AGAAGAGCTTGAATGATTTTGGTATCAGGCTAAAATCCAATCTAACCACCTCCAGTATACATGATAGTAATGGTCACCAAAATGGTGTTAAAAGGACTCATATAGGGGAATCCCCTCAAATTTATGGGCAAGACTCTTCTGTTACATCATTTAGTGGACGTGATAAGCAATCTTTAAGTCATCTTGATGTGTCAACTTCTTCAAGTCATTGTATTGAAGTTGATAAT GTACAGCAATATTGCAGGGATGATAATGGTAGACATCAAGTTGTCAAGTTTGATACTAACTTGGTAAAGCAGAGACTACAACATGGCTATAAACACAACACCATCCATGGAAACACCCGGATACATGGCTTTAGGGCTAAAATAACACCAGATAGTAATGAAGATGCTGTTGTTGAGTTGAGAAGAGAAATAAA GAAGGAGATGTTCCCACAAATGCAAATAATTGGACAA TTCAACTTGGGCTTCATCATTTGTAAACTAGACAATGACATCTTTATTGTGGACCAG CATGCTTCAGATGAGAAGTACAACTTCGAGAGACTACAAAGGGACACAGTCCTGAAACATCAGAAGCTGATACA GCCACTACCACTGGAGCTAACTGCTGTCAATGAAGACATTTTGTTGGACAATATTGACATCTTTAAAAGAAATGGATTTGAGTTTTCTATAGACCAACAAG CCCCACCCACCAAACGGGTAAAGCTGATTGGCCATTCAGTTAGCAAGGATTGGTCACTTGGACCATCAG ATGTTGATGAGCTGATCTTCATGTTAAGTGATGCTCCA GGTCAAATGTGCAGGCCATCACGAGTGTCAGCCATGTTTGCCTCAAGAGCATGTAGGTCATCTATAATGATCGGTACCTCACTGAACACCAGTGAAATGAAGAAG ATACTGACACACATGGGGGAGACTGAACAACCATGG AATTGTCCTCACGGTAGACCGACGATGAGACATTTGGTAGACTTATCCTTGCTTGACACCAGCTGA
- the LOC136240464 gene encoding TNF receptor-associated factor 5-like, with amino-acid sequence MAEGYVQGQNFETRFVDVPLKEFDCPICLEILKNPFAIECCHHYFCNACINRVKQTKNECPLCKAQPIKGVLDKQFKQAINEATVYCSLRSAGCKWTGRYDALKNHLSRGQQNGQCIHVMVNCPHKKCDMTLPRHQIKNHAKGCKFRPFSCPHCGHKGIYTEVVEIHYQVCTQYPVPCPNCSKKIKYSELQHHLDTACPNTMVCCPFLDLGCKTKTKRSRLSIHIDSNSGQHRLLVSSTISELQKENKSQKESQSNLLGTTSKLEAKVSTLETKCNELEGNLFSMLHVHEENEAKRSKAVTELCEKNTILESSLSTLSSQHAQLRDDLSATCKENKQLKGTVSALESKCASLQSQFDKLKNQLTNNTRQATSVESRMKNLYDNCAAKMILIEEQLEQMTNTNGGGSCQEYIDGEHYSDDDDYYQSNSYHENSLQDVEEENAELRASLSALEAKYSSLEGKFSNVQDHLITLDEEVASAKQTVLQLLQGLEAKMVSLQSHTKERSQHTDIDYWMYGYKLMAKSMETSNWRLYLTTMAETATQLPEPVSPVILKLEGYKKVKENNTALLTSPFFTTGVGKYKFQLNVAIVSDPGHSRYMCVYAALLKGEYDSLLSWPFVGSIYVTLLNQVENDHHHKMAIWLPNSSTGKEVAGRVPSNYNNNQLWGQRQFISVRELEKTKQYIINDSLYFKVEATATKTGNSKDCIIS; translated from the coding sequence ATGGCGGAAGGATACGTTCAAGGTCAAAACTTCGAGACACGTTTCGTAGATGTTCCTCTGAAAGAATTTGACTGTCCGATATGTCTGGAGATACTGAAGAATCCTTTCGCAATAGAATGTTGCCACCATTATTTCTGTAACGCTTGCATCAACCGCGTCAAACAGACGAAGAACGAGTGCCCGCTCTGTAAGGCACAACCTATTAAGGGAGTGCTCGACAAGCAGTTCAAACAAGCGATAAACGAAGCCACAGTTTATTGTTCTCTGAGGTCGGCAGGTTGTAAGTGGACGGGACGATATGATGCTCTCAAGAATCACCTGTCGCGGGGCCAACAAAATGGCCAGTGTATACACGTGATGGTGAATTGTCCTCACAAGAAGTGCGACATGACTTTGCCACGACATCAAATCAAGAACCATGCTAAGGGTTGTAAGTTTCGTCCATTTTCTTGTCCACATTGTGGCCACAAAGGAATCTACACTGAAGTAGTGGAAATACACTACCAGGTTTGTACCCAGTATCCTGTTCCTTGTCCCAACTGTTCAAAGAAGATCAAATACAGTGAATTACAGCATCACTTGGACACAGCATGCCCCAATACAATGGTGTGTTGTCCTTTTCTTGATCTTGGGTGTAAGACAAAGACAAAACGATCTCGGCTAAGTATACACATTGATTCTAACTCAGGGCAGCACAGGCTTCTAGTAAGCTCTACGATCAGTGAATTACAAAAAGAGAACAAGTCACAGAAAGAAAGCCAATCAAACCTACTTGGAACAACTAGCAAGCTAGAGGCAAAGGTGTCTACTCTAGAGACCAAATGTAATGAACTAGAAGGTAACCTTTTCTCTATGTTACATGTTCATGAAGAAAATGAAGCAAAGAGAAGTAAAGCTGTCACTGAACTTTGTGAGAAGAACACCATCTTAGAGTCAAGTTTGTCCACTTTAAGTAGTCAACATGCTCAGCTACGAGATGACCTTTCTGCCACTTGTAAGGAGAACAAGCAGTTGAAGGGAACTGTGTCTGCCTTGGAGTCAAAGTGTGCAAGTCTTCAGAGTCAGTTCGACAAGTTGAAAAACCAACTCACAAATAATACCCGGCAAGCAACATCTGTGGAAAGCAGGATGAAGAATTTGTACGACAACTGTGCAGCCAAGATGATACTAATAGAGGAGCAGCTGGAACAAATGACAAATACTAATGGTGGTGGTTCGTGCCAAGAGTATATAGATGGTGAACATTACTCTGACGATGATGATTATTACCAATCAAACTCTTACCATGAAAACAGTCTTCAAGATGTAGAAGAAGAGAATGCAGAGTTGAGAGCAAGTCTTAGTGCTCTGGAAGCAAAATATTCTAGTCTAGAAGGTAAATTCAGTAATGTACAAGATCATCTAATTACTTTGGATGAAGAAGTAGCTTCAGCTAAACAGACTGTGTTACAACTCTTACAAGGTTTAGAAGCAAAGATGGTGTCACTGCAAAGCCATACAAAAGAACGGTCTCAGCATACTGACATTGACTATTGGATGTACGGCTACAAGTTGATGGCTAAGAGCATGGAGACGTCCAACTGGAGACTTTACCTCACAACAATGGCCGAGACAGCTACCCAGTTACCAGAGCCAGTATCTCCTGTAATACTAAAACTTGAAGGATACAAGAAAGTTAAAGAAAATAACACTGCACTCTTGAcctcacctttcttcactactggTGTGGGAAAATACAAATTTCAGCTTAATGTTGCGATTGTTTCTGACCCCGGGCATTCAaggtatatgtgtgtatatgccGCACTTCTAAAAGGAGAATATGACAGTCTTTTATCCTGGCCTTTTGTAGGTAGCATTTATGTCACACTGCTTAATCAAGTTGAGAATGATCACCACCACAAGATGGCAATATGGCTCCCTAATAGCAGCACTGGTAAGGAAGTAGCTGGTCGTGTCCCTTCAAACTACAACAACAACCAGTTGTGGGGACAACGTCAATTTATCTCTGTGCGGGAACTTGAGAAAACCAAGCAGTATATCATAAACGATAGTCTCTACTTTAAAGTGGAAGCCACTGCAACAAAGACCGGTAATTCCAAAGATTGCATCATTAGTTGA